A section of the Struthio camelus isolate bStrCam1 chromosome 18, bStrCam1.hap1, whole genome shotgun sequence genome encodes:
- the SLC32A1 gene encoding vesicular inhibitory amino acid transporter produces the protein MATLLRSKISNVATSVSNKSQAKMSGMFARMGFQAATDEEAVGFAHCDDLDMEHRQGLQMDILKSDASEEGAEPPLEGDIHYQRDGTGPLPPSASKDAGVCAELSGQGKPKITAWEAGWNVTNAIQGMFVLGLPYAILHGGYLGLFLIIFAAVVCCYTGKILIACLYEENEDGEIVRVRDSYVDIANACCAPRFPTLGGRIVNVAQIIELVMTCILYVVVSGNLMYNSFPNLPVSQKSWSIIATAVLLPCAFLKNLKAVSKFSLLCTLAHFVINILVIAYCLSRARDWAWDKVKFYIDVKKFPISIGIIVFSYTSQIFLPSLEGNMQNPKEFHCMMNWTHIAACILKGLFALVAYLTWADETKEVITDNLPSTIRAVVNIFLVAKALLSYPLPFFAAVEVLERSLFQDGNRAFFPNCYGGDGRLKSWGLTLRCALVVFTLLMAIYVPHFALLMGLTGSLTGAGLCFLLPSLFHLKLLWRKLLWHHVFFDVAIFVIGGICSVSGFIHSLEGLIEAFRTNAED, from the exons atggccaccctcctccgcAGCAAGATTTCCAACGTGGCCACCTCGGTGTCCAACAAGTCCCAGGCGAAGATGAGCGGGATGTTTGCGCGGATGGGCTTCCAGGCGGCCACCGACGAGGAGGCGGTGGGGTTTGCCCACTGCGATGACCTGGACATGGAGCACCGGCAAGGGCTGCAGATGGACATCCTCAAGTCCGACGCCAGCGAGGAAGGCGCCGAGCCGCCCTTGGAAGGGGATATCCACTACCAGCGCGACGGCACCGGCCCCCTGCCGCCGTCCGCCTCCAAGGACGCGGGCGTGTGCGCGGAGCTCTCCGGCCAGGGCAAGCCCAAGATCACCGCCTGGGAAGCGGGCTGGAATGTCACCAACGCCATCCAG GGGATGTTTGTTCTGGGCCTGCCCTATGCCATCCTTCATGGTGGATACCTAGgactatttttaataatttttgctGCGGTGGTTTGCTGCTACACTGGGAAAATCCTTATTGCCTGTCTTTATGAAGAGAATGAGGATGGGGAGATAGTCAGGGTGAGAGACTCCTATGTGGACATAGCAAACGCTTGCTGTGCGCCCCGCTTCCCCACGCTCGGAGGCAGAATCGTGAATGTGGCTCAGATCATTGAACTGGTCATGACCTGCATTCTCTATGTGGTGGTTAGTGGGAATCTGATGTATAACAGCTTCCCAAACTTGCCTGTCTCCCAGAAGTCGTGGTCCATCATTGCCACGGCAGTGCTCCTGCCTTGCGCGTTCTTGAAGAACCTCAAGGCAGTCTCGAAGTTCAGCTTGCTCTGCACATTAGCCCACTTTGTGATCAACATCTTGGTGATtgcctactgcctctccagggcacGTGACTGGGCCTGGGACAAAGTCAAGTTTTACATTGACGTGAAGAAGTTTCCAATCTCCATTGGTATCATTGTCTTCAGCTACACCTCCCAGATCTTTTTGCCTTCCTTGGAGGGGAACATGCAGAACCCCAAGGAGTTTCATTGCATGATGAACTGGACTCACATAGCAGCTTGCATCCTTAAGGGACTCTTTGCCTTGGTCGCCTATCTGACCTGGGCCGATGAGACCAAGGAAGTCATTACAGACAACTTGCCATCTACCATTAGGGCAGTAGTCAACATTTTCTTGGTGGCCAAAGCCTTGCTTTCTTACCCCTTGCCCTTCTTTGCAGCTGTAGAAGTCTTGGAGAGGTCCCTTTTCCAAGATGGAAACAGGGCCTTCTTTCCTAACTGCTATGGGGGTGATGGGAGGCTCAAATCCTGGGGACTCACCCTCAGATGTGCCCTGGTAGTTTTCACCTTGCTGATGGCTATCTACGTCCCTCATTTTGCCCTCTTGATGGGTCTTACTGGGAGCCTCACAGGCGCAGGTCTCTGTTTCCTGCTCCCCAGTCTTTTCCACCTCAAACTCTTGTGGAGGAAGCTCTTGTGGCACCATGTCTTCTTTGACGTAGCCATTTTCGTTATAGGTGGTATCTGCAGCGTGTCTGGGTTCATCCATTCTTTAGAAGGCCTAATAGAGGCCTTTAGAACCAATGCTGAAGACTAA